One Thalassospira marina DNA window includes the following coding sequences:
- a CDS encoding DUF2066 domain-containing protein — MLDRLKPIHLLTGMIAGIFVLVSAGNVTRASAQDLYTVSGVHVDESADSATKARDAALASGQRVAFSRLISRLTSADSGASVGMPDQNTITNMVRDFGVSNEKTSSVRYIADMSVRFKADQVRRFLQNRNVPFAETTARKVLILPVFSDQGYTNLWDDPNPWRDAWNQVSGESGLVPVTLAVGDLDDIGTVSVDQAQAGDQAAIDKIGQRYGANVAVVDASISGTGDAQAVDVSVTRYDASGSPQVFGVHENMAAGESVNDMLKRAASDVRSQLENSWKQASMIDYGAGGELMLFIPITGMDDWAGIESRLENLPVIKLMRVVAMSRREVQVDVEFAGTNDQFRVALAQQNLALQQIDQLWFVEPSGSNRLAKLMGNP, encoded by the coding sequence GTGCTGGATCGATTAAAACCAATTCATCTGCTGACCGGAATGATCGCCGGTATTTTCGTGCTGGTTTCTGCCGGGAATGTTACCCGGGCATCAGCACAGGATTTGTATACTGTTAGCGGTGTTCATGTTGATGAAAGTGCCGATAGCGCCACAAAAGCCCGCGACGCGGCACTGGCAAGCGGGCAGCGGGTGGCATTTTCGCGCCTGATCAGCCGTTTGACCAGCGCGGATAGCGGCGCATCGGTTGGCATGCCCGACCAGAACACGATTACCAATATGGTGCGCGATTTTGGCGTATCGAACGAAAAAACATCGTCGGTGCGCTATATCGCCGATATGAGCGTGCGTTTTAAGGCCGATCAGGTGCGCCGGTTCCTACAGAATCGCAATGTGCCATTTGCCGAGACAACAGCGCGCAAAGTTCTGATTTTGCCGGTATTTTCAGACCAGGGTTATACCAACCTGTGGGATGACCCGAACCCCTGGCGTGATGCCTGGAACCAGGTTTCGGGCGAAAGCGGGCTGGTGCCCGTGACCCTTGCTGTGGGTGACCTTGACGATATTGGGACGGTTTCGGTGGACCAGGCCCAGGCCGGTGACCAGGCCGCGATTGACAAGATTGGCCAGCGTTATGGCGCAAATGTTGCCGTGGTCGATGCCAGCATCAGCGGAACGGGCGATGCGCAGGCGGTTGATGTGTCGGTAACCCGTTATGATGCATCGGGATCGCCGCAGGTATTTGGCGTGCATGAAAACATGGCTGCGGGCGAATCGGTTAACGATATGCTAAAGCGTGCTGCATCGGATGTGCGTTCCCAGCTTGAAAACAGCTGGAAACAGGCGAGCATGATCGATTATGGCGCCGGTGGCGAATTGATGCTGTTTATTCCGATTACGGGCATGGATGACTGGGCCGGTATTGAAAGCCGCCTTGAAAACCTGCCGGTGATCAAACTGATGCGGGTTGTCGCCATGTCGCGCCGCGAGGTGCAGGTCGATGTCGAATTTGCGGGCACCAATGACCAGTTCCGCGTGGCCCTGGCACAGCAGAACCTTGCCTTGCAGCAGATTGACCAGTTGTGGTTTGTCGAACCGTCGGGCAGCAACCGGCTGGCAAAGCTGATGGGCAATCCGTGA
- a CDS encoding AI-2E family transporter codes for MTIRDQVRFWLLACGAFFFLIWLFSGILLPFVAGMAIAYFLDPLADRLEARGLSRTLATTIITALFFLILVFVLLLIVPLIGSQLAGFLERLPGYISDLRAQAAPYIQHIADKIAPETLNSVGESIKGQTANAIKWAGNILGNLLTGSLALLNFLSLVFITPVVSFYLLRDWDKIVGKVDSWLPRWLAGDIRQCARDIDLTLAGFVRGQSTVCLLLGLFYGLGLTLVGLEFGFLIGLMTGILSFVPYFGMLVGFAVGVGVAIAQFGFGLNVVFVVGVFLLGQLMEGNFLTPKLVGDKVGLHAVWVMFALLAGGAMFGFLGVMLAVPVAAAIGVLVRYALARYLESRLYDHAPQPLASLAGGGDMDMPVASAGSSASTAGQDVNASVASQKPAGPKAAADGGTNDGKTGGSDKPQS; via the coding sequence ATGACGATCCGCGATCAGGTGCGTTTCTGGCTTTTGGCCTGTGGCGCGTTCTTTTTTCTGATATGGCTGTTTTCGGGCATTTTGCTGCCGTTTGTGGCGGGCATGGCGATTGCCTATTTCCTCGACCCGCTGGCCGACCGCCTTGAAGCACGCGGCCTTAGCCGCACGCTGGCGACCACGATTATCACGGCGCTGTTTTTCCTGATTTTGGTCTTTGTGCTGTTGTTGATTGTGCCATTGATCGGCAGCCAGCTTGCCGGGTTCCTTGAACGTCTGCCGGGTTATATCAGCGACCTTCGCGCCCAGGCGGCCCCCTATATTCAGCATATTGCCGATAAAATCGCCCCTGAAACGCTTAACAGCGTTGGGGAATCGATTAAGGGGCAAACGGCCAATGCCATTAAGTGGGCTGGCAATATTCTGGGTAACCTTTTGACGGGCAGCCTCGCATTGCTGAATTTCCTCAGCCTTGTGTTCATTACGCCGGTGGTGTCGTTTTACCTGCTGCGCGACTGGGACAAGATTGTTGGCAAGGTTGATAGCTGGCTGCCGCGCTGGCTGGCGGGGGATATTCGCCAGTGTGCGCGCGATATTGACCTGACGCTGGCCGGGTTTGTGCGCGGGCAATCAACCGTCTGTTTGTTGCTGGGCCTGTTTTACGGGCTGGGATTAACGCTGGTCGGGCTTGAATTCGGCTTTTTGATCGGCCTTATGACCGGCATTTTATCCTTTGTGCCCTATTTCGGCATGCTGGTGGGGTTTGCCGTTGGGGTTGGCGTTGCCATTGCCCAGTTCGGGTTCGGTCTGAATGTTGTTTTTGTGGTGGGCGTGTTTTTGCTGGGCCAGTTGATGGAAGGCAATTTCCTAACCCCGAAACTGGTGGGCGATAAGGTTGGCCTGCATGCGGTGTGGGTGATGTTTGCCCTGCTGGCGGGCGGCGCGATGTTTGGCTTTTTGGGGGTTATGCTGGCGGTGCCGGTGGCAGCCGCAATTGGCGTTCTGGTACGCTATGCGCTGGCGCGCTATCTTGAAAGCCGCCTTTATGACCACGCGCCACAACCACTGGCCAGCCTTGCTGGTGGGGGCGATATGGATATGCCGGTTGCCAGCGCGGGCAGTTCTGCCAGCACGGCGGGGCAGGATGTGAATGCCAGCGTTGCAAGCCAAAAACCCGCCGGGCCGAAGGCTGCTGCCGATGGCGGCACAAATGATGGCAAGACTGGCGGATCGGACAAGCCGCAATCCTGA
- a CDS encoding HdaA/DnaA family protein, producing MNAPTMETLIPQQLPLALEMRPALARADFMVTNCNREAVAWIDRWPEWPVPALCLYGPAGSGKSHLAEVWRARSGAASIAGSDLIGANPDALLGDDTGLVIEDADMALDETVCFHLYNMLKERGGHLLLTAQQPPSRWKVDLADLRSRLGAALVCEISPPDDDLLVGLLIKLFADRQIAPAPQIVAYIVPRIERSFAALTQLVAAIDRRALAEKRAVTLPLVRSVMEENQ from the coding sequence ATGAACGCACCGACCATGGAAACCCTGATCCCGCAACAATTGCCGCTGGCGCTGGAAATGCGCCCGGCATTGGCGCGTGCGGATTTCATGGTGACCAATTGCAACCGCGAGGCGGTGGCCTGGATTGACCGCTGGCCGGAATGGCCGGTGCCAGCCCTGTGCCTTTATGGTCCTGCCGGGTCGGGTAAAAGCCACCTTGCCGAAGTGTGGCGTGCGCGATCCGGTGCCGCAAGTATTGCCGGAAGCGATCTGATCGGCGCAAATCCCGATGCGTTGCTGGGTGACGATACCGGCCTTGTGATTGAAGATGCCGATATGGCGCTTGATGAAACGGTGTGTTTTCACCTGTATAACATGCTGAAGGAACGCGGTGGGCATTTGCTGCTGACGGCACAACAGCCGCCATCACGTTGGAAGGTGGATCTGGCGGACTTGCGATCGCGCCTTGGCGCGGCATTGGTTTGCGAAATTTCCCCACCCGATGATGATTTGCTGGTGGGTTTGCTGATCAAACTGTTTGCGGACCGGCAAATTGCTCCGGCACCGCAAATTGTCGCCTATATCGTGCCGCGTATTGAACGCTCCTTTGCGGCACTGACCCAGCTTGTCGCCGCGATTGATCGCCGGGCACTGGCGGAAAAACGCGCCGTTACGCTGCCGCTGGTGCGCTCTGTCATGGAAGAAAACCAGTAA
- a CDS encoding ATP-dependent zinc protease family protein, producing the protein MVEKRSTVKKSLKTQTDALVAGGHVLGWREWIGLPDFGVPLIKAKVDTGARTSSIHATHLELVEIDHKKFVKFVLPHYRGDGHGPIHCKAPLVAIRDIRSSNGEQDERYIVSSHIAVGHHRVKVEISLANRSLMGFPMLLGRTAIKAGRFLVQPAKSYLAGKPEQVYMADPSVTE; encoded by the coding sequence GTGGTCGAGAAACGCAGTACGGTTAAGAAGTCCCTTAAAACGCAAACCGATGCCCTGGTGGCGGGGGGGCATGTTCTGGGTTGGCGGGAATGGATCGGCTTGCCCGATTTTGGCGTGCCCCTGATCAAGGCCAAGGTCGATACCGGCGCACGAACGTCGTCTATTCATGCGACGCATCTTGAACTGGTCGAAATTGATCATAAAAAATTCGTCAAATTTGTCTTGCCGCATTATCGCGGGGATGGGCATGGTCCGATACATTGCAAGGCGCCGCTGGTTGCCATTCGCGATATTCGCAGTTCCAACGGCGAGCAGGACGAACGCTATATTGTCTCAAGCCATATCGCGGTGGGGCATCACCGGGTGAAGGTAGAAATATCGCTGGCGAACCGGTCGCTTATGGGCTTTCCCATGCTGCTGGGGCGCACCGCAATCAAGGCCGGAAGATTTTTGGTTCAACCGGCAAAATCTTATCTGGCGGGAAAGCCGGAACAGGTTTATATGGCCGATCCTTCGGTCACTGAATAA
- the rimK gene encoding 30S ribosomal protein S6--L-glutamate ligase, which yields MKIAMLARNPNLYSHKRLVEAAEARGHQIDVINTLRVTMNITSLKPEVYYGGEKLSGYDAIIPRIGVSVTFFGLAVLRQFEMMGVYPLNESVAIGRSRDKLRSLQILARRGIGLPVTAFAHDPRKTDEVLSIVGGAPVVIKLLEGTQGIGVVLGETEKSAKSVIEAFRGANVDIMVQEFIKEAGNTDIRCFVVGGKVVASMERTGAPGDFRSNIHRGGVARSVRITPQERATAVEAAKAMGLNVCGVDILRSNHGPVVMEVNSSPGLEGIEGATGKDIASMIIEFMERDCRPGKVKTKGKG from the coding sequence ATGAAAATCGCGATGCTTGCGCGTAACCCCAATCTGTATTCCCACAAACGGCTGGTGGAGGCCGCCGAAGCGCGCGGCCATCAGATCGACGTGATCAATACGCTGCGCGTTACCATGAACATCACCTCGCTAAAGCCCGAAGTTTATTATGGCGGCGAAAAGCTGAGCGGTTATGACGCGATCATTCCGCGTATTGGTGTGTCGGTAACGTTTTTCGGGCTGGCCGTGCTGCGTCAGTTTGAAATGATGGGTGTTTACCCGCTGAATGAATCGGTCGCCATTGGCCGCTCGCGCGATAAATTGCGGTCACTGCAAATTCTGGCACGGCGGGGTATTGGCCTGCCGGTAACCGCCTTTGCCCATGACCCGCGCAAAACCGACGAAGTTTTGTCCATTGTTGGCGGTGCGCCCGTGGTGATCAAGCTTCTGGAAGGAACACAGGGCATTGGTGTGGTTCTGGGTGAAACCGAAAAATCGGCCAAATCCGTGATCGAGGCATTCCGTGGTGCCAATGTGGACATCATGGTGCAGGAATTCATCAAGGAAGCAGGCAATACCGACATTCGCTGCTTTGTTGTTGGCGGCAAAGTGGTTGCCAGCATGGAACGGACCGGCGCGCCGGGGGATTTCCGTTCCAACATCCATCGTGGTGGTGTGGCCCGGTCTGTACGTATTACCCCGCAGGAGCGCGCAACAGCCGTTGAAGCCGCAAAGGCAATGGGGCTAAATGTTTGTGGTGTTGACATTTTACGCTCCAACCATGGTCCGGTCGTGATGGAAGTCAATTCCTCGCCGGGGCTGGAAGGCATTGAAGGGGCAACCGGCAAGGATATTGCCTCCATGATTATCGAATTCATGGAACGTGACTGTCGGCCCGGCAAGGTAAAGACCAAAGGCAAAGGATAA